The Rhodothermales bacterium genome has a segment encoding these proteins:
- a CDS encoding archease, translating to MNEELRQHPSWMREFDHTADLGVEIEASNIEQLFERTAYAMFWLIADVDDVESDISIPIEIDAEDIDALMVAWLSELNYRHQVDGLVFSSFQVEQISDSFLHGTAIGEGISHGRPRVFGEIKAVTYHDLQVGCDGERCRARVIFDI from the coding sequence ATGAACGAAGAATTGCGGCAGCACCCGTCGTGGATGCGCGAGTTCGATCATACGGCGGACCTTGGGGTTGAGATTGAAGCGTCGAACATTGAGCAGCTGTTCGAGCGGACGGCGTATGCCATGTTCTGGCTGATCGCGGACGTGGATGATGTGGAATCCGATATCTCCATTCCCATCGAGATCGACGCAGAAGACATCGACGCGCTGATGGTAGCCTGGCTTTCCGAGCTGAACTACCGGCACCAGGTAGACGGCCTCGTCTTCTCCAGCTTTCAGGTGGAGCAGATCTCCGATTCGTTCCTCCACGGCACGGCGATCGGCGAGGGTATTTCGCACGGCCGGCCGCGTGTCTTCGGCGAAATAAAAGCGGTGACCTATCACGATCTTCAGGTTGGCTGCGACGGCGAACGGTGCAGGGCGCGAGTGATCTTCGATATTTGA